Proteins co-encoded in one Spirosoma endbachense genomic window:
- a CDS encoding hydroxypyruvate isomerase family protein yields the protein MQRRNFVKSTVGLAGAAVSGESLTTNWHSQPNFLAKNNFKLKYAPHFGMFENSAGKDPIDQLKFMADMGFTALEDNGMMGRDPALQTKIGEEMARLGITMGVFVLDKGGNSQNSLATGKPEFVEIFLNGCRKAVETAKRVNAKFTTVVPGDFERNLPIGIQTGHVIDALRRGADILAPAGLTMVLEPLSDTPNLFLRTSDQTYEICRAVNSPSCKILFDIYHMQKNEGHIIPHINWCWSEIGYFQIGDNPGRKEPTTGEINYKNIFKHIYQKQKAENKEFIFGMEHGNSQPGKEGEVALIKAYVESDSFTV from the coding sequence ATGCAACGACGCAATTTTGTAAAATCGACAGTTGGGCTTGCTGGGGCCGCTGTTTCGGGTGAATCATTAACCACAAACTGGCATTCGCAGCCTAATTTTCTGGCTAAGAACAATTTTAAACTCAAATATGCCCCCCACTTTGGTATGTTTGAAAATAGCGCGGGTAAAGATCCCATCGACCAGTTAAAGTTCATGGCTGATATGGGCTTTACGGCTCTGGAAGATAACGGAATGATGGGTCGAGATCCGGCACTACAAACCAAAATCGGTGAGGAAATGGCCCGGTTAGGTATAACAATGGGGGTGTTCGTTCTAGACAAGGGCGGAAATTCACAGAATTCTCTCGCAACGGGAAAGCCAGAGTTCGTTGAGATTTTTCTGAACGGATGCCGCAAGGCGGTCGAAACGGCTAAACGCGTCAATGCCAAATTCACCACGGTCGTTCCCGGAGATTTTGAACGGAATCTACCCATTGGTATTCAAACGGGGCACGTTATCGATGCCTTGCGCCGAGGGGCCGATATTCTGGCTCCGGCTGGCCTGACCATGGTGCTGGAGCCCCTTAGCGATACACCAAACCTGTTTTTACGGACATCTGACCAGACCTACGAAATCTGCCGGGCCGTGAATAGCCCTTCCTGTAAAATTCTGTTTGATATTTATCACATGCAGAAAAACGAAGGACACATTATTCCGCATATAAATTGGTGCTGGAGTGAAATCGGGTATTTTCAGATTGGCGATAATCCGGGCCGTAAAGAGCCAACAACGGGCGAGATCAATTATAAAAACATATTCAAGCACATCTACCAGAAACAGAAAGCCGAAAACAAGGAATTTATTTTTGGGATGGAACACGGTAATTCGCAGCCAGGAAAAGAGGGCGAGGTTGCCTTAATCAAAGCCTATGTCGAATCAGATAGCTTTACGGTGTAG
- a CDS encoding GDSL-type esterase/lipase family protein, with product MTSHFSRLFVFISCFLLSYSVAVAQKKIRIACVGNSITYGSGLENREQNSYPSQLQNLLGSRYEVLNFGVSGRTVIRQTGNSYMATPAYKEALQSSPDLVFIKLGTNDSRLPYRLQIDSFATDYKTLIRSFKGLPTNPRIVLLLPVASFLTDTTRQTDQAITKLIMPRIRQVAFDEKCELIDLHSLFVDHPELFPDKLHPNSSGATIIAKRLYEAINAQEENGFDFFPKIKGEYSVSSFYGYDCADFSFEGRACKVVKPRRPAKGLPWVWRARFWGHEPQTDIALLDRGFHVVYCDVAELFGNAQAVSIWNHFYAFAQQAGLAKKVALEGLSRGGVYAYNWAAENPEKVACVYVDAPVLDLKSWPGGKGQGKGSPSDWEIFKKDFELTTDEQAMAFKGNPMDKVADIVKGHYPLLHVVGDADDLVLVSENTAPFEQKVRESGGDIQVIHKPGIGHHPHSLPNPTPIVEFILKATTGR from the coding sequence ATGACTTCTCATTTTTCGCGTCTGTTCGTTTTTATTAGCTGCTTTCTGTTGTCATATTCTGTAGCGGTTGCTCAGAAAAAAATACGGATTGCCTGCGTTGGCAATAGCATCACCTACGGGAGCGGACTAGAGAATCGGGAACAAAATTCGTATCCCAGCCAATTGCAGAACCTGTTAGGCAGCCGTTATGAAGTATTGAATTTTGGTGTGAGCGGCAGAACAGTAATTCGCCAGACGGGTAATTCGTACATGGCGACTCCGGCCTATAAAGAAGCCTTGCAGAGTAGCCCTGATCTGGTTTTTATCAAGCTCGGAACAAATGATAGCCGGTTGCCCTACCGTTTGCAGATCGATAGCTTCGCCACCGATTATAAAACCCTGATTCGGTCTTTTAAGGGGCTGCCGACAAATCCACGTATTGTCCTGTTACTGCCGGTGGCGTCGTTTTTGACCGACACGACCCGACAAACCGATCAAGCCATAACCAAGCTGATCATGCCGCGAATTCGTCAGGTAGCCTTCGACGAAAAGTGTGAACTCATTGATTTGCATTCGCTTTTTGTCGATCACCCGGAGCTATTTCCGGATAAACTGCACCCCAACTCGTCGGGCGCAACAATTATCGCAAAACGATTGTACGAAGCCATAAATGCGCAGGAAGAGAATGGCTTCGATTTCTTTCCGAAAATAAAAGGAGAGTACAGCGTTTCCTCCTTCTATGGCTACGACTGCGCTGATTTTTCCTTTGAAGGAAGAGCCTGTAAAGTAGTTAAACCACGACGACCAGCGAAAGGCCTGCCCTGGGTCTGGCGTGCCCGATTCTGGGGGCATGAACCACAAACAGATATTGCCCTGCTGGATCGTGGCTTTCATGTTGTTTACTGCGATGTGGCCGAGCTATTCGGTAATGCTCAGGCGGTGTCAATCTGGAATCATTTTTATGCGTTTGCCCAACAGGCGGGATTAGCTAAAAAAGTAGCACTGGAAGGATTGAGTCGCGGGGGTGTTTACGCGTATAACTGGGCCGCCGAAAATCCGGAGAAGGTAGCTTGTGTATACGTCGATGCGCCCGTACTCGATCTGAAAAGCTGGCCGGGAGGCAAAGGGCAGGGCAAGGGTAGCCCGAGCGATTGGGAGATTTTTAAAAAAGATTTCGAGCTGACAACCGACGAGCAGGCAATGGCCTTTAAAGGAAATCCGATGGATAAAGTTGCCGATATAGTAAAAGGCCATTATCCACTCCTGCACGTGGTGGGAGACGCTGACGATTTGGTTCTGGTGAGCGAGAATACGGCCCCTTTTGAGCAGAAAGTCAGGGAGAGTGGGGGTGACATTCAGGTAATTCACAAACCGGGCATCGGCCACCATCCGCATAGCCTACCCAATCCAACACCGATCGTTGAGTTCATTCTCAAGGCAACAACCGGGCGTTAA
- a CDS encoding GMC oxidoreductase, with protein MSYLNIDSIKEQSYDAIVIGSGISGGWASKELTEKGLRVLMLEKGHQLEHVSGYENAMKDPWQTKYNGRLTEAQKESHPKLARDYPYNEMTEKYWMNDSDSLYKEVKRFDWYRPNIVGGKSIMWGRQSYRLSDIDFEANLKDGIAVDWPIRYKDVAPWYSYVEKFVGISGEKLNLPQLPDSEFLPPMEMYCVEKEVRKRIEKNFPGRTMTIGRVANLSKAGEAQLGVGRAPCQYRNKCSLGCPYGAYFSTQSCTLPPAAKTGRLTLRPDSVVTEIIYDDNQKRATGVRIVDAVTLQSREYFAKVIFVCGSTLGSTSVLLNSKSSRFPNGLGNDSEQLGHNLMDHHFRIGASGDWEGDLDKYYIGRRANGIYVPRYRNIGTDKRDYVRGFGYQGGGSRQGWQRNIAEMSFGADYKEELTKPGPWTMGLGGFGETLPYYENRMYLDKNEKDKWGMPLVVFDAELKENEKKMRVDMINDAKEMLESSGVKNVKGYDRGSYLGMAIHEMGTARMGRDPKTSVLNGNNQMHAVKNVFVTDGACMVSASCVNPSLTYMALTARAADFVVKEMKRKSI; from the coding sequence ATGTCTTATCTCAATATTGATTCCATAAAAGAACAGAGTTACGATGCCATTGTGATCGGCTCTGGAATATCTGGCGGCTGGGCCTCCAAAGAACTGACGGAGAAGGGGTTACGGGTACTGATGCTCGAGAAAGGGCACCAGCTCGAACACGTATCCGGTTATGAAAACGCGATGAAAGACCCGTGGCAGACCAAATACAACGGTCGGCTTACGGAAGCACAAAAGGAGTCGCATCCAAAACTGGCGCGCGATTATCCTTATAACGAAATGACCGAAAAATACTGGATGAACGATTCGGATTCGCTTTACAAAGAAGTGAAACGTTTTGACTGGTATCGGCCGAATATTGTTGGCGGAAAGTCGATCATGTGGGGACGGCAATCGTATCGGCTGAGCGATATCGATTTTGAAGCCAATCTTAAAGACGGTATCGCCGTCGACTGGCCAATTCGCTATAAAGATGTGGCTCCCTGGTATTCATACGTTGAAAAATTCGTCGGCATTTCGGGTGAGAAACTAAACTTACCCCAATTGCCCGACAGCGAGTTTCTGCCACCGATGGAGATGTATTGTGTGGAGAAAGAAGTTCGTAAACGCATTGAAAAGAACTTCCCCGGTCGCACGATGACCATCGGACGGGTAGCCAACTTGTCGAAAGCTGGTGAGGCTCAATTAGGTGTGGGCCGTGCGCCCTGTCAGTACCGGAACAAGTGTTCGCTGGGTTGCCCCTACGGCGCTTATTTTAGTACACAGTCGTGTACACTACCGCCAGCCGCCAAAACCGGCCGGTTGACGCTCCGTCCCGATTCGGTCGTTACCGAAATAATTTACGATGATAACCAGAAGCGCGCAACGGGTGTACGCATCGTTGATGCTGTGACGCTCCAGAGCCGCGAATATTTTGCTAAAGTTATTTTCGTTTGCGGCAGCACACTGGGGTCAACATCAGTGCTGCTGAACTCAAAATCGAGCCGCTTCCCGAATGGCCTGGGTAACGATTCGGAGCAACTGGGTCATAACCTGATGGATCACCACTTCCGGATTGGTGCATCGGGCGATTGGGAAGGTGATCTGGACAAATACTACATCGGTCGTCGGGCCAATGGCATTTACGTACCTCGTTATCGTAACATTGGTACCGACAAACGCGATTACGTGCGAGGCTTTGGTTATCAGGGTGGAGGCAGTCGGCAGGGCTGGCAGCGTAACATTGCTGAAATGAGTTTCGGGGCCGATTATAAAGAGGAACTGACCAAGCCCGGACCCTGGACTATGGGTTTAGGTGGATTCGGGGAGACATTGCCTTACTACGAAAATCGCATGTATCTCGATAAAAACGAGAAGGACAAGTGGGGCATGCCGCTGGTCGTTTTCGACGCAGAACTCAAAGAAAATGAGAAAAAAATGCGCGTCGATATGATAAACGATGCCAAGGAGATGCTGGAGTCATCGGGCGTCAAGAACGTTAAAGGATACGACAGAGGGTCTTACCTGGGTATGGCCATCCACGAAATGGGCACCGCCCGGATGGGTCGTGATCCGAAAACGTCGGTACTGAATGGCAACAACCAGATGCATGCTGTCAAGAACGTATTTGTTACCGATGGAGCCTGCATGGTTTCTGCGTCTTGCGTGAACCCGTCGCTTACCTACATGGCCCTAACGGCGCGGGCAGCTGACTTTGTCGTGAAAGAGATGAAACGGAAGAGTATCTGA
- a CDS encoding ribbon-helix-helix domain-containing protein: MAAEKKAFVLRIQPETLKELERWAQEEFRSVNGQIEYLLNDALRKRKKRPKDTPESGPETPMDS; this comes from the coding sequence ATGGCGGCAGAAAAAAAAGCTTTTGTATTACGTATTCAGCCTGAAACCCTGAAGGAACTGGAGCGTTGGGCACAGGAAGAATTTCGGAGTGTGAACGGGCAGATTGAATACCTGCTGAACGATGCCCTTCGAAAACGAAAAAAACGCCCAAAAGACACACCGGAAAGCGGGCCTGAAACGCCTATGGATAGCTAA
- a CDS encoding PVC-type heme-binding CxxCH protein — translation MNPFRSAKRSLLSRKAIALSTAGLVIGAAFVGAYQNRNLNAASGTYLSKLFAQLSDDDKHDPKYAVGSLNVAPGLEATLFAAEPMLSNPTDIDVDARGRVWVCEAYNYRPAINGNPTRKEGDRIIILEDQNGDGKADITKVFYQDPSIESPLGIWVQGNRVIVADSPNVWVLTDENGDDKADKKELLFTGIGGEQHDHGMHTFVFGPDGKWYFNFGNAGEQLLDKDGKPVVDIATGKTIDKQNFKQGMVFRCDPDGKNVELLGQNFRNNYEVAVDSYGTLWQSDNDDDGNKGVRINYVMEYGNYGYTDEMTGAGWQANRDNLEPEIPRRHWHLNDPGVVPNLLQTGAGSPTGIIVYEGKLLPEVFRNQVIHCDAGPNVVRSYPVQKDGAGYKAEIVNVLEGARDQWFRPADICVAPDGSLIIADWYDPGVGGHQAGDQNRGRVYRVAPPNSPYTMPKVDVSTTEGAIEALQSPNMSIRYAGWQKLRESGTKAEKPLANLYKSSTNPRMQARALWLLSKLDKGQKYIETALKSDNPDLRITALRAARELKMDIIPYVKQLVNDPDTQVRREAIIALRRNQTAGPPSPEAPALWAQLASKYDGKDRWYLEALGIGADGNWDSYYTAWLKQQSGDPLANASGRDIVWRARTRESVPLLAKLAGDQGTELSQRLRYFRAFDFNPGATEKSAALLGILQANSASTDVTKLVLRHLDPAYVKNSAVATTALNKLLTDVYGTPEYIELITRYEPTSENAKLSQLALAKYNDAMGRDAARQLIKQNGSSLVWAVINGSNADEASQMVMALQRVGNKESLDILKTVALDEKRSPSLRMTATRALGGSMDGADKVITLLKSGDIKGDYKKAAVQGVSNDWRKNIRQQAASFLDGVQGAEGKKLPGLNELMAMNGEATKGVSVFKNNCAICHQVNGEGMDFGPKLSEIGSKLPKEGQYLAILHPDAGISFGFEGWEVKFKDGSTMSGIVSSKTETDLQMKFPGGAVQNYKMADVVSMKKMDSSMMPSGLQEAMSTQDLVDLVAYLTSLKKK, via the coding sequence ATGAATCCTTTTCGATCGGCTAAGCGATCCCTGCTTTCCCGCAAGGCGATAGCCCTCTCCACTGCTGGTTTAGTAATAGGTGCTGCTTTTGTTGGGGCATACCAGAACCGAAATCTCAATGCCGCTTCGGGTACTTACCTCTCAAAGCTGTTTGCCCAACTCAGTGACGACGATAAACACGATCCTAAATATGCCGTTGGTAGTCTGAATGTCGCGCCGGGTCTGGAAGCAACTCTTTTTGCTGCCGAGCCGATGCTGAGCAATCCAACGGATATTGATGTCGATGCCAGAGGTCGCGTATGGGTATGTGAAGCTTATAACTACCGGCCAGCTATCAACGGCAATCCGACCCGTAAAGAAGGCGACCGGATCATCATTCTGGAAGATCAGAATGGCGATGGCAAAGCCGATATTACTAAAGTATTTTATCAGGACCCAAGTATCGAATCACCCTTGGGCATCTGGGTGCAGGGGAACCGGGTAATTGTTGCCGACAGCCCCAACGTGTGGGTACTGACAGACGAAAACGGCGATGATAAGGCCGATAAAAAAGAACTCCTATTTACGGGAATCGGTGGTGAACAGCACGACCACGGTATGCACACGTTTGTGTTTGGCCCCGATGGTAAATGGTATTTCAACTTCGGTAATGCTGGTGAACAACTCCTCGATAAAGATGGAAAACCGGTTGTTGATATCGCTACCGGCAAAACCATCGACAAACAGAATTTCAAGCAGGGCATGGTGTTCCGCTGTGATCCTGATGGTAAAAATGTTGAATTGTTAGGCCAGAATTTTCGCAATAACTACGAAGTGGCGGTTGACTCATACGGTACGCTCTGGCAGTCAGACAACGACGATGACGGCAACAAGGGCGTTCGGATCAACTACGTAATGGAGTACGGAAACTACGGCTATACCGACGAAATGACGGGTGCGGGCTGGCAGGCAAACCGTGATAATCTAGAACCCGAAATTCCACGGCGACACTGGCACCTCAACGATCCGGGTGTTGTGCCAAACCTGCTCCAGACCGGTGCCGGCTCACCAACGGGTATTATTGTTTATGAAGGCAAGCTTTTGCCCGAAGTGTTTCGTAATCAGGTGATTCACTGCGATGCCGGACCGAATGTCGTACGTTCCTATCCGGTACAGAAAGACGGGGCGGGTTATAAAGCCGAGATTGTAAATGTGCTGGAAGGTGCCCGCGATCAGTGGTTCCGCCCGGCCGATATTTGCGTGGCTCCCGATGGTTCGCTTATTATTGCTGATTGGTATGATCCTGGCGTAGGTGGTCACCAGGCTGGTGATCAGAACCGGGGCCGCGTCTATCGCGTAGCTCCGCCAAACTCGCCCTACACCATGCCGAAAGTAGATGTTTCGACCACCGAGGGTGCTATCGAAGCGCTCCAAAGTCCGAATATGTCGATTCGCTATGCTGGATGGCAGAAACTGCGTGAGTCAGGCACCAAGGCCGAAAAACCCCTGGCAAATCTCTATAAATCGTCGACTAATCCCCGGATGCAGGCCCGTGCTCTATGGCTACTGAGCAAGCTGGATAAAGGACAAAAATACATTGAGACCGCTCTCAAAAGCGATAATCCGGATTTGCGCATTACGGCGCTACGGGCCGCCCGTGAACTCAAAATGGATATTATTCCCTATGTGAAGCAACTGGTCAATGACCCGGATACACAGGTTCGCCGTGAAGCAATTATTGCGCTTCGCCGGAACCAGACCGCCGGACCGCCCTCGCCTGAAGCACCAGCTCTGTGGGCGCAACTGGCTAGTAAATACGACGGCAAAGACCGTTGGTATCTGGAAGCGCTTGGGATTGGAGCCGATGGTAACTGGGACAGTTACTACACCGCCTGGCTGAAGCAACAAAGCGGTGATCCATTGGCGAATGCCAGTGGGCGGGATATCGTTTGGCGTGCCCGCACCAGGGAGTCTGTACCGCTGCTGGCGAAACTGGCTGGCGATCAGGGAACAGAGCTGAGCCAGCGATTGCGCTACTTCAGGGCGTTCGATTTTAACCCCGGTGCCACCGAAAAATCAGCGGCACTATTGGGTATTTTGCAGGCAAATAGCGCATCGACAGATGTGACGAAACTGGTTCTCCGTCACCTCGATCCGGCCTATGTCAAGAATTCTGCCGTAGCAACAACTGCACTGAATAAACTACTTACAGATGTATATGGAACACCCGAATACATCGAACTTATCACCCGCTACGAACCTACATCTGAGAATGCCAAGCTGAGCCAACTGGCACTTGCCAAGTATAACGATGCGATGGGGCGGGATGCCGCCAGGCAGTTGATCAAACAAAATGGTAGCTCATTGGTCTGGGCTGTTATCAATGGGTCAAATGCCGATGAAGCGTCGCAAATGGTAATGGCCTTGCAGCGGGTTGGTAACAAAGAATCGCTCGATATTCTGAAAACTGTTGCCCTTGATGAGAAGCGTTCACCGTCGCTACGGATGACAGCTACCCGTGCATTGGGTGGTAGTATGGATGGAGCTGACAAGGTGATTACTCTGTTGAAATCGGGCGATATCAAAGGCGATTATAAAAAAGCCGCCGTTCAGGGAGTCAGCAATGACTGGCGTAAAAACATCAGACAGCAGGCCGCCAGCTTCCTGGATGGTGTGCAGGGGGCCGAAGGCAAAAAGCTACCTGGTCTGAACGAATTGATGGCCATGAATGGCGAAGCTACAAAGGGCGTAAGCGTATTCAAAAACAACTGTGCCATCTGTCATCAGGTCAATGGAGAAGGGATGGATTTTGGTCCGAAACTTTCCGAAATAGGTTCTAAATTGCCTAAAGAAGGCCAATATCTGGCTATTTTACATCCAGATGCCGGTATTAGTTTTGGATTCGAAGGGTGGGAGGTGAAGTTTAAAGATGGTAGTACCATGTCGGGGATTGTCTCCAGCAAAACCGAGACCGATTTGCAAATGAAATTTCCCGGTGGTGCGGTACAGAACTACAAAATGGCCGATGTTGTCTCGATGAAAAAAATGGATAGTTCCATGATGCCATCGGGCCTACAGGAAGCCATGAGTACGCAGGATCTGGTTGATCTGGTCGCTTATTTAACGAGTTTGAAGAAAAAATAA
- a CDS encoding MBL fold metallo-hydrolase, which yields MQLFITSLNSGSNGNCYYVGNEQEAVLIDAGISCRETERRMLRLGLSMHTVKAIFISHEHTDHIRGVAQLAKKYQLPVFITPRTLNNSRIPQRDFPVKPLRGYEPVWIGELCVTAFPKQHDASDPHSFLVTYKGINIGVLTDIGAPCEHVINHFSQCHAAFLEANYDDELLEKGSYPYYLKRRVRGDKGHLSNQQALDLFKNHKPSFMSHVLLSHLSKDNNSPDLLRDLFTPHMQNTQLIVASRYEETPVYRIGITQEVLQLQ from the coding sequence ATGCAATTGTTTATTACCTCCTTAAATTCGGGCAGCAACGGAAACTGCTATTATGTTGGAAACGAGCAGGAGGCTGTTTTAATCGATGCCGGAATTTCCTGTCGGGAGACTGAACGGCGAATGCTGCGCCTGGGCTTGTCTATGCATACCGTAAAGGCCATTTTTATTTCCCACGAACATACCGACCATATCCGCGGAGTTGCGCAACTGGCTAAGAAATATCAATTGCCTGTTTTCATTACACCCCGCACGCTCAACAATTCAAGAATACCCCAACGCGATTTTCCTGTCAAACCCTTACGAGGGTATGAACCCGTCTGGATTGGTGAACTTTGCGTCACTGCTTTCCCCAAGCAGCATGATGCTTCCGATCCGCATAGCTTCCTTGTTACGTATAAAGGTATCAATATAGGGGTACTTACCGATATTGGCGCGCCATGCGAACACGTTATCAACCACTTTAGTCAATGTCATGCCGCCTTTCTGGAGGCTAATTATGATGATGAGTTACTAGAGAAAGGAAGCTATCCTTATTATCTAAAACGTAGAGTTCGCGGGGATAAAGGGCATCTCTCTAATCAGCAGGCACTGGATTTATTTAAAAACCATAAGCCTTCGTTTATGAGCCATGTCTTGCTGTCTCACTTGTCAAAAGACAATAATTCGCCAGACCTGCTTCGGGACTTATTTACTCCTCATATGCAGAACACCCAGCTTATTGTAGCTTCCCGGTATGAGGAAACGCCTGTTTACAGGATCGGTATAACTCAGGAAGTCCTCCAGTTGCAGTAG
- a CDS encoding GlsB/YeaQ/YmgE family stress response membrane protein: MGFLYSILIGGIAGYLASVVMGSHHSALVNIILGIVGGFIGGFIARRLGNDPDNDGLVMNLLIAVGGAIVLIFLGRLF; encoded by the coding sequence ATGGGCTTTTTATATTCAATTCTTATTGGCGGAATCGCCGGTTACCTGGCCAGTGTTGTTATGGGCAGTCATCATTCAGCCCTGGTTAACATTATCCTCGGTATTGTTGGCGGATTCATCGGTGGTTTTATCGCCCGTCGCCTTGGCAATGACCCCGACAACGATGGCTTAGTCATGAACCTGCTGATTGCTGTAGGTGGGGCAATTGTACTCATCTTTTTAGGAAGGCTATTCTAA
- a CDS encoding AAA family ATPase encodes MTTGLIFGKFLPVHKGHLALIEFARQQCDRLIVSMSITPDDPISPKFRLRWLTELLAPYPTIEVVAEPDDFHDPDLPLWEATKLWAAFIKRRFPTVSVFFSSEAYAIPLAYHSGLRHISFDPPRQQVPVSATLIRQHPFQYWDYIPDVVRPHFVKKICLYGPESVGKTTLAKQLAIDYQTIFVPEMARSLITSNEFTSNDFVRIGQAQTQAVQVAERQANRLLFCDTDVITTQIYSNLYLREVSPVLQELEQQVHYDIYFLLDIDVPWVADDLRDQGDRRPEMLARFRYELDRRGLNYVLIGGSYTDRLTSIKTTIEKLLNGFRLTN; translated from the coding sequence ATGACCACAGGGCTAATCTTCGGCAAATTTTTGCCTGTGCATAAAGGCCACCTTGCCCTTATTGAGTTTGCTCGTCAACAGTGTGATCGGCTCATTGTATCCATGAGTATCACGCCAGATGACCCAATCTCGCCCAAATTTCGGCTCCGCTGGCTAACCGAATTACTAGCTCCCTACCCCACTATTGAGGTGGTGGCCGAGCCCGACGATTTTCATGATCCAGACTTACCACTTTGGGAAGCCACGAAGTTATGGGCCGCTTTCATTAAACGGCGTTTCCCGACTGTGAGTGTATTTTTTTCATCCGAAGCATACGCAATTCCATTAGCCTATCATTCGGGTTTACGGCATATTTCATTCGATCCACCCCGACAACAGGTCCCGGTATCGGCTACCCTGATTCGACAGCACCCGTTTCAGTATTGGGATTACATTCCGGATGTTGTCCGCCCCCATTTCGTCAAAAAAATATGCCTGTACGGCCCCGAAAGTGTTGGCAAAACAACTCTGGCTAAGCAATTGGCGATTGACTACCAAACCATTTTTGTACCCGAAATGGCCCGTAGTCTAATTACTTCCAACGAGTTCACAAGCAACGATTTCGTCCGTATTGGCCAGGCTCAAACGCAAGCAGTGCAAGTAGCCGAACGTCAGGCCAATCGCCTGCTTTTTTGCGACACAGACGTCATTACAACCCAGATCTATTCGAATTTATACCTGCGGGAAGTGTCCCCTGTTTTACAGGAACTGGAACAGCAGGTCCACTACGATATTTATTTTTTACTCGATATCGATGTGCCCTGGGTTGCCGACGATTTACGCGATCAGGGTGATCGTCGTCCTGAAATGCTGGCTCGTTTTCGTTATGAACTCGACCGGAGAGGACTGAACTACGTATTGATAGGCGGCTCTTATACGGACCGACTTACGTCGATCAAAACAACAATCGAAAAATTACTGAATGGTTTTCGGCTCACAAATTAA
- a CDS encoding isoamylase early set domain-containing protein has product MAVAKQFLKSKPIAKVTFELPAEAVNGAKTVALAGEFNSWDSSAQVLKKQKDGSYKTTVELPIGSEYQYRYVLDGTIWTNDWAADKYVASGVAGEENSVVVL; this is encoded by the coding sequence ATGGCGGTTGCCAAACAATTCCTCAAAAGCAAGCCTATTGCAAAAGTTACGTTTGAGTTGCCGGCTGAAGCTGTCAACGGTGCAAAAACGGTCGCCCTGGCCGGTGAATTCAATAGCTGGGATAGCTCTGCCCAAGTTCTGAAAAAGCAAAAGGATGGTTCGTACAAAACGACGGTCGAACTACCAATTGGTAGCGAATATCAGTACCGCTACGTTCTGGACGGTACAATTTGGACAAATGACTGGGCCGCTGATAAATATGTAGCCAGTGGCGTTGCGGGTGAAGAAAATTCGGTTGTCGTTCTGTAA
- a CDS encoding SPFH domain-containing protein — MQEKKLTSISGYLFLLLGLGCFGLAVFLFAYSPILGGFMSLLGAFILKGIMIIYPNEGLAATFFGDYVGTIKQTGLQWVNPLYSKQKISLRARNLNGQTLKVNDKMGNPIEIAAVVVWQVSDTARALFDVDNYVNFVQIQSEAAVRFLASSHAYDNIEDEHEAVTLRDNTGQINKFLEQELDERLSQAGVRVMEARISHLAYAPEIAGAMLQRQQATAVVAARKQIVEGAVGMVEMALMRLAEKGVVELDEERKAAMVSNLLVVLCGEKSVSPVVNAGTLYQ; from the coding sequence ATGCAAGAGAAAAAGCTTACATCGATTTCGGGTTATCTGTTTTTACTACTGGGTTTAGGCTGTTTTGGATTAGCCGTCTTTCTGTTTGCCTACAGCCCCATCCTGGGGGGATTCATGTCTTTGCTTGGCGCTTTTATCCTGAAAGGGATTATGATTATTTATCCCAATGAAGGACTGGCGGCTACCTTCTTCGGCGATTATGTCGGAACCATCAAGCAAACGGGCCTGCAATGGGTGAATCCATTATACAGCAAACAGAAGATTAGCTTACGTGCCCGGAACCTGAATGGACAGACCCTGAAAGTGAACGATAAAATGGGGAATCCGATCGAAATTGCGGCTGTCGTTGTCTGGCAGGTATCCGATACGGCAAGGGCATTATTTGATGTCGATAACTACGTAAATTTCGTGCAGATTCAATCCGAAGCGGCCGTACGATTTTTGGCGAGTTCGCACGCATACGACAACATAGAAGACGAACACGAAGCAGTTACTTTGCGGGACAATACGGGTCAGATTAACAAATTTCTGGAGCAGGAACTGGACGAGCGATTGAGCCAGGCGGGTGTTCGCGTTATGGAGGCACGCATTAGTCACCTGGCGTATGCACCCGAAATTGCGGGTGCGATGCTACAACGTCAGCAAGCTACGGCCGTTGTGGCGGCCAGGAAGCAGATTGTTGAAGGAGCGGTCGGCATGGTTGAAATGGCACTGATGCGACTGGCCGAAAAAGGAGTCGTTGAACTGGACGAAGAACGTAAAGCCGCTATGGTGAGCAACCTGCTCGTAGTATTATGTGGTGAAAAATCAGTTAGCCCAGTTGTGAATGCAGGAACGCTTTATCAATAA